The following nucleotide sequence is from Bos taurus isolate L1 Dominette 01449 registration number 42190680 breed Hereford chromosome 3, ARS-UCD2.0, whole genome shotgun sequence.
GGAAAGCAACAGTGGCCTAGAACTCTCCCATTTACTAAGCTTGCTTCAGACTAGAGAATAACACTGTTTTCCTTCTAAAGTGCGAGTATAAACAAGTACAGTCAATCTACCAGCGTAAGGaagattctttttcattctctcaaTTCTTCCCAAATACACCAGAAATAATCCTCTCGAGGTGCCTTGGGGGCTCGCACGCACACAAGGCCCCACCAGTGGAAGGAGTGTCCACCTCCCATGCAGCACAGGGACAGCAGGTGCGAATCTAAAGCAATTTCAAACCAGGttctgagtacctggtgcttgTGTGAGCAGCACAGTCCACACACGTGCGGAACGCTCCACAGGTCACTCGGATCTACTGACGTTCCTGTGTTCACCTGCTGTCCAaaaagcctggagaaggaaaccactattttttgaaaagaaaacaaaaacaaaaatcagccaGAGTACTCCAGAAAAAAACAGCCAGTCATACTTGGAATGTGACCAGAATGGGTTTCCAATTAAAACATGGGAAGCCCCTCATGTCAGTTACTGCAATGACTCTAGACTCGGCACCATCCTTCGTCTTGGGAAGAGCAAAACAAAAGTGATGAGCTGATAAGCAGGGGCAAGTGTCATTCAACAAGAATTCCTTacttaagaaaagaaagattgaACATTCACGTTTCCTATTTACAAtcaccccccccaccaccaccaccacaattctACTTAACGTTatgttgcatattttattttgtttttcaagttaCATTTCaagaaaaggtcattttttttttctctcagcaaTACCTCACAATTCCTTGAGATAGCATAGCATCTAAACCATAAACCATATCCAACCAGATCATAAATTCTCCAGCTATCGGCTTTGGTTTATTGAGACAAATCCTCAGCTCTGCTGACAGAGAATAAACATAAGCAATTTAGCCCCTTGAACAAAAAATTAAGCCACAAGAGCACCCTCATGTTTATCAGTTTTTCTGCCTGACTAAAACAGATACAAGAAAATAAGACCATCTGCACGACTTTCATGTTAAGTGCTGAGAATTCCGAGTGAGGGCTGACATCTCCTCCCCTAGGCTCCAGTGAGGAACCCAGCAACTGAGGCTCCTCCTGCACTGCCCACGTGCTTCCCAATCTCAACAACTGCCCGGAGCTCAGACGTTCAGGATGTGGCGTGTTAGTGTCTGTTTTGGAAAGATGTGGAGAGGTCATACTTCCTTTAGCATTTTCCAAAGTGGCACTGGAATAGCAGGTCCCTTGGCTCATGATACACTGGAGACCCATTCCAATGGgcacacaaagaagaaaaaaaaaaaaaaaaagccgaaTCAGAGCTGAGTTCTGCTTTAAAAGCCAAACACCTACATCTAGAAGGAGGCTCCCCTACCTGAGCCTTGCCctgcccggggtgggggtggggggttcccCCCTGTGGAAACCCTCAGGTCTCAAGGTTAGTTACAGGGCAGCCAGGTGGGGTAGggctggctgtaggtgagtgggGGGTGGGCCGCGTAGTAGTTGCTGAAGTTGCCGTCGCTGACGTAGGGAGCAGGCTGGTAGTAGCACGTGACGGTGCTGGCGTTGGGGATGATGTTCTGCTCGGCCAGCACGCGCAGGGCCAGCAGGGAGATGAGGTTCAAGGTCTGCCTGCGCTCATGGCCCATGAGGCACACGGTGCTCTCGTTGACCACCCTGCGCAGGGTCATGAGGTAGTCGTACTTGCTCCTCTCCTCCTCGGCGAAGTGGTTCTGCAGGTAGGTCTCCAGCTTCCTCTGCTGCTCAAGGATGTCGGGGAAATCGATGAAGAACCGGGAGCACATGTAGCGCTCCAGAGTCTTGATCTCATCCTGGTCGGTGGGCCGGAAGTCCCGCACCAGGAGGTTGCTGTACTTGAGCAGCCCCCCGCCCCGGATCTCCTCGGGGTTTTTGGTGGCGATGAGTCTGTTCTGCAGGTGGTCCAGGGCTTCCTCGAAGTCCCCATACACGCTCTCCCCAATGACCGTGGGGTGCAGATGCTCGGACAGGGGATGGCCAGAGCAGTCGTAGAAGAAAAGCAGGGAGTCCAGAATGATCTGGAACGAGTCCACGCTGAACTCAAACTGGCGCCGGATGGAGTCAACGAACTTGAGCTCCACGTTGCGCCCGTTCTTGTTGGAGAGGGAGATGAGGCTCCAGCGGTCAGCGTCTGTGCACACCTTCACCAGCTTCTGGACGTACGCCTCCTTCAGGGTCGTGGGGCTGATCTTGAGCTTATTCACGCCCTCCGGCAGGAAGTTCAGGAGAGAGCACAGCACCACATCCCTGACCAGCTGAAACTCGGCCTCTGTGGGAAGAGCCACGTGAAAGATGAGGTCCAGGTCTTTGCAACCCAACCCATTGTCTTTGACCAGGACGTGGCCGGCCGCAGAGCCGTTCAGCCGGATATCCTGCACTTTGATGCCTGCCTCCTCCAGCCGGCCACGGACAGTCTGCACGATGTCCTTGAGTGTGATCTCCAAGGTGGGGAAGTTGCCTCGGCCATGGATGGGCACCACCTCAGTCAGGACCTCGTGCAGACGGCTCACCTGGTCCCAGGTGAGCACACTGAAGGACACGCAGTCCCTGGTACTGCTGCTCTCCTCGGCCATCTTGGGGGATGTTGTTGCCAGGGAAACTGAAAGGGAGGGGGGAGAAACAGAGTTAGGGTTCACTTCTCTGTGTCAAAGCAGCTCTGGGGACTCAGAAACGAGGCTGGTCTCTCTCTGAACATCCTCCTTACTGCCAAGTGGTACCTGCTGTCGGGTGctatggtgaggattaaatgagttaaacaCGTCTAGAACAGTGTCCGCGTGGAGTGAGGTCAAAATACACATCAGCTTACCCTGTACCAATCCGACAACTTGAGCATTTTGTTTTCTATGCGGTGTGTTTGTTTTGCCCATTTTGTCTTCATGAAGGTAGGGTGGGGGTAGAATTTGTGTGTGAGGGCAAGCAGACAAACTTACTAAACCAAATAACCAAAACACAGCATCATTCAACAGAGGGTCTATAGGTTTTGCTAATTTTGCCTCTCCTGTTTTTGGCTCCCTATCTACATCCTGAGCTGGCTGACACACAGGCCACAATGCCAACACAGAACACAGGAGCCACAAAAGAAGATTTCTTCCTTCCATGAATAGATGGATTCTCAACTTTAGGCTTAGTCCTGCTAGAATCAAGTATGCTGGTACCCTCTTCACCTTCAGGACCCGTCAGCCCTGTAACAAACACTCCTGTCATCCAGGGCTGGGCCAAGAAATTGTCTGAAAGACAAGATTCCTGAGTAAGAAAGGGTTAGGTCACCTAAGTACTGGAACTGCTGACCCAGCAAGGAGGCCCCACCCAGGATGTGGGAAACCTCCTCAGGGAAGTGTGATTTTTCAActctattttgaaaaagaatccCTTCAACCTACCCAAGGAAAACAAAGTTAGCACTCAGTACTAGGAGAaaaaggtttcccaggtggctcagtggtaaagaatccatccaccggccaatgcaggagccacaggagacgcaggttcaattcctgggtggggaagatcccctggagaaagaaatggcaacacactccagtattcttgcctaggcaatcgcatggacagaagagcctggaaggcttcagtccatggggttgcagagttggacacagcagaGCAAGTATGCACTAGGAGAAAAGCATGCTTCTCCAACATCGCCTGCTAGAGCCACAAAGTTACCCTGGCAACTTGCAACTAAGTTATACTGTTCAGAAAGCAAAACAACAGATCCCTGGAAATTCTGATGTGGAATGACAAAAACAGATATATTAGAAAGTCCAGGTGCCGTGGCTCCACATGGGTCACGCATTAGCTAGATGGATGGAAGAGACTGAGGTGCTGTCCTCAGACTTCGCAGCAAACAGAGAGGTCTGCCACCCGCTTCACTTCTCTGACTTGCTACATACACAAAATCCATCCCAAGGACCTGCAGCTTCACTCACTGGAAGCTGCTGCCTTTGCAAGCACACCCAGGACGCGTAGTCCTGGGCTTCCAACTTGGGTTTTCGGTCCTGTGCTGGTGGTGCCCGGGGCCCTTGCCTTATCTGCAGAGCTCAGACTGATGGCACGGCTGTCGGTCTGTGTTGGGGGCACTAATGGACATACCAAGACAAGCAGCTTTCCAGGAGCTGGCCAGCAAGAAGGAGAGTGAGAACATGACATCTCAGtatgagaaagaaaatgtaatatgaaggcagaagaaagaagTGTCAGTTGACTGGGGCAAACAGGAAAGTCACAGGAAAGCTCATTTATGGGGCAGGGATATGAGCCAGCAGAAAGGCCACAAGAGAGCTCCACTGCAGTAGAAGGCAGCAGGCAGTCAAGAACCTGGTGAGTTGTCCAATCTGGCCATCATGCGCCTCTCTCCTCAAGTCAGATCACAGGCTCCCTTTCGTAGGGAGGTTAGGGGACTGAACTTCCTGGTTGGCAGTGGGAAGGTGGATGATCATGTGATCAGAGTAGAGTCCAGGAAGACCGGTGGAGGATGGGTGCCCTTCTGCTTATTGCTGAAGCATACTTGTCAAGGGGAAGATGAAACTTTCCCTGCAAACCTGTTTGGACACTGTTAGAAAGCCCTGGGCTATCTAGATTATGCTATCAATACCAACTGAAATTTGTGATGAAATATTTGACATTTACTGTGGCTGGCCTTTGGCTTCAAGTCAAATTTGGGACAGTAGAGATCTCTCTTTAACATGCTCTTATGTACACTTGGTTCTTTGTGGCCCCTTTAATGATGATGGGCAGAGCATGAAGTACACTTGTGCCAACTGTGCAGGACACCACACAATTAAGTCCAAATGACTATAGAAAATCATGGCTCCAGCTCTGCTTCGACACCCTGCTAAATTATGATTTGGTGACACAGATTTCTGCCAGGTACGCTGACTTACCTATAAACACACAACTTGCTTTACACTGTGTATCAGATCTTAGTGTGTTTCCAAGGTTCGTATTTCTGATATGGGCATGAGAAGTCACAGCAACACAGGAGCTGAGATTCAATCAGTACTTGGAAAAGGAGGaacaattaattttaagaaaacctCCAGGAAGAAACTCAATAATGCTGTAGAGGTGAATAGGTGTAGGAATCACTTTTGTCCTCACTTTTAAggacttgtttaaaaaaaaaaaaaagtcatctagAGTTAAAGTCAGGACTGTTCCACCTCCAGAACAGTGACTCTTAACATTAGAACTAGGACATCTTAGACCTGGGAGAATATGAGGAAAGCTATCACTTGTTCTTGgttggcggggcggggggcagggggtggggagcagtgggAAGGTGCGGGAGTACATATGCATGAAaatgttcatatatttttaaatctctgaacTTGCCATAGATTCAAAGTTAGAATCTATTTTAGACTGAAATTTTGTAAGGTTCTAATGGGAGGAGGGGCAGAACAGTCaaaaaagttatgaaaaaatggaaagaggtCTACTAGCCTGGTAGGAGATATGAAGCCACAAAAATTGAAACAGCATAGTACTGCCACACAAAGATGGacaaatttataaaacagaatttttaaaaatcagaaggaaaatctAGTACATAAGGGGATTTACCGTATAATAAAGAAGGCATTCaaaatagaaaagggaaaattGAGACATTTGGATAgttatttagatttaaaaaataagatgccTCTTTGCTTGTGTCAATCTAAGATCCAGAAGATGAATCAAAGACTTCATCTTCTAGTGTAAAAAAGATGAAGCCCTAAGAGTACTAGAAAAAACATGAAATTTATGTAAATTTACACAGAATAGGTATTCCTTTCTAAATCACACAGCAGTCACAAAAATTGATGCATTTgcctatataaaaattaaaatatctataGGTGAAAACACTATAAAGAAGTGAGAAGACAAAAGTAGGAAAATACTCATAATATTAGACAAAGTACTCACTTCCTTAACAAATAAGGAGCTCTCATGCATCAGAAATACTAGAACCTCAAGATAAAAGAAAGGGCAGAGGATATAACAGTGGCTCAGACACCTATAACATATTCAACCTTACCTTAAGGGATGGGCAAATTTAGACTTCATGTATCAGTTTTATCTATCAGACTAGCAAAGACCAATAAGCAGACACTTTTGGTACACTGCCCATGGGTTCCCTCTGAGGAAAAATGTGGGACTCTCAATTTTAAGTGGACCTGTTCTTTGGCatgcaattctacttctgggaagTCTACCCTGGATTTTATTCTATGAGTATACTTGCAAGTATGCACAAGGatattcactgaagcattatttataaagcTACAAATACTCATCAGTAAAGAAGGTTAAATGACTTGATGCATCTATACAACAGGATACAAATGCATGCAGTTGTCCCTAAGAATGGTGGTAGCTCTATCTGTATGAATATGAAATGCTTATGAAGATTAATAAAAAATCAAGTCTGAAACTGTGTGTGTAAAGGCACAAGTCTATGCTTATACAATCAAAAATCCCTGAAAGGATACATAAGC
It contains:
- the TENT5C gene encoding terminal nucleotidyltransferase 5C, which encodes MAEESSSTRDCVSFSVLTWDQVSRLHEVLTEVVPIHGRGNFPTLEITLKDIVQTVRGRLEEAGIKVQDIRLNGSAAGHVLVKDNGLGCKDLDLIFHVALPTEAEFQLVRDVVLCSLLNFLPEGVNKLKISPTTLKEAYVQKLVKVCTDADRWSLISLSNKNGRNVELKFVDSIRRQFEFSVDSFQIILDSLLFFYDCSGHPLSEHLHPTVIGESVYGDFEEALDHLQNRLIATKNPEEIRGGGLLKYSNLLVRDFRPTDQDEIKTLERYMCSRFFIDFPDILEQQRKLETYLQNHFAEEERSKYDYLMTLRRVVNESTVCLMGHERRQTLNLISLLALRVLAEQNIIPNASTVTCYYQPAPYVSDGNFSNYYAAHPPLTYSQPYPTWLPCN